The genomic stretch AATGCTTATTTTTCACAGTTTTAGGGGAATTACAAATGTgcattaatcaatttaaattaaatatgaaCGTCCTTGCCTTCATTTTAGTCTCTTGCAAGCATAGAACATCAAAATCCTCTTTTTCTGCCAACTGAAGCACAGAACAGCCATCTGTTTTGAGTAGTGCTCTCAAGCCATTGACATTCCATGAAACCATCTTCACATATTTAATATCATTGGTAGGGTGTAGGGGTCTCATAATTTTGGGATTATAAGGGATCCACCCAGCCTGTGGCTTCTTGTGAGCAAGTTTTGCCCAAGGTTCGCTTGCATTCATTTCAATGTTTGTTTGATGCAAAATTCCTTTGTCATTTTGCATACCTAAAATGAACATGTAATGGCAGTGGTCAACTTTAAAACAGAGTCAGGCAGTTTGTTTAAAGAATATTCGCCATTACAAATTCTTACCACCAATTGATTGCTGTTCTCCCTTACTTCTCTTGTTTACTTCAGGGACCGTTGTCAAGTTAGCAGCATTATCTTCAGTTGATGAAACCTTTGGTTTTCTTTTAGATGTCATAGGATGCAGTTCCTCATTACCAATCAGAACTTTATCTGATGCTGTACTAGCTGCAAAATTCACCTCTAAGAAAAACTACCACTGAGTTAtgtatttattaagtaaaagtcAAGAGACACCAAGATGCAAATCCACACCATTCTCCCCACTGGATGAGAGGGCCATTAGAGCTGACACTAGATCCTTCTTACTACCTCTTGATGGAATACCAGCGCTCCTTTAGTAGAAGCCCAAAAACATGAGAAAGCAATCACAATAGTGAGTTTAGAATAATGATTCAAATGAGATATGCAAAACTTACTTAGCGAGTGTTCTGAGTTTATTAATTGTCATAGCACTAAGGTTACTAGAACTGTTCCATGACATTCCAGGTTCGACATTGGTTTCATTAGCATCCACCTACAAACACAATGAGTCATACCCAGTCATGCATTTAGAAGGGCAAACTTGCCTGCAATTTTATCCAAATAATGCACCTCAACAATGGTCTTCTCAGATTGTGTCATGGAACTGGAAAGTGTCATCAGCTTCTTATTATTCCCACGGGTCGCCATGGCAGTGACAGTCCTGGAGAATAAGTTCATACAAGGCACATCAAAACTGATGTATTTCAACTCCAGGGTTGATGACCCTGAGCCCCATTTCCCAGGTACTAGCAATGCTCTGGCACCACATAATAATCTATAAAACAAGTGATCCGTCACTCGAGCAAAAACCAAAAAATTTCAGTGATCCCTAACCAGCATTAACCAAATAGCATATAAAAGAcataaaaacaacaacaacaacaaaaaatcaAGCACACTGAGCCAGTCATATAATGGAACTGCATCAACGAATGATTTTGTTTATTGGTCCAAAGTAGAAACGTATAAAAGATTGTAAAGTATATGCCCAGGGAAATCAATCAAATGCTTCCAAGAAGCGTGGAGAATAGGAGAAAATAGAATCTTCCGTCATCAAAATCTCAGCCCTATCTCTAGCCCTAGATAGAAGGAAGCGCGGTGCAAGCAGAATCGATAAGGTAGGGGAGGGGAAGAAGGTCCAGGAGTATTACTTCGAGGAAATGGATGTGGTGCGGATCGGCAGCATCGCCCTACGTTGGGCAAACCATGGCCGGCAACAAAAGCATCTACGACAGAAAGGGACTCGGAAGAGTTGGAACAGTGGAGCAGCCCACGGGCAGCATTTTAGATATTACGGATAAGTCGACGTAATTTATAAAACTCGAGGGGTTTGTTTGTAAAACTCATAACTTCCTGCGAACCGGGAGGCATAAGAAAACCCTAGCTGTGGTCTGGGGAGCTCGATCGGGCGAAGATGGCGTCGGCGCTGTTGAGGGCGAAGCGCGCCGCGGGTTTCTCGTCGGCGGTGACGGCGATGTCGACGGCGTCTATATGCAGGGCGTTCGCGTCTCTGTCCGTGGGTTCGGATATCATATCCGCCGCACCCAATGTGGCGCTTCAGAAGGCGCGCTCCTGGGACGAAGGCATCGCCTCCAAATTCTCGACAACGCCTCTGAAAGACATCTTTCAGGTTTTCATTTATTCCCTTTTCCTTTCAAATTCTTTTATTAGAACACTTcaacttttatcatttttttgATCCTGATGTTCTCGAATTTACAATTGTTGTAAATTTCAGGGGAAGAAAGTTGTCATCTTTGGATTGCCGGTAAGTTGCAGTATTGCCTTTCTAGTTTAATCAGTGATTCCAGTTCTTCATTTTTATCTGCTATATTTTTCTGCTCAAAACCACTAATAAAGGAAGAGAAACATACAAATGGAATGCAAAAATGCATGAAAGCATAAGAACAAACAGATAGttcttgaaaaattgaaaacagtTAGACAGAAAACAGAAAAGTGCagacaaaatcttcaaaatttctgCAATTGTAGAACTAAAGAGATTTCTAACTCATTTTGTGTAAGTGGTGATCTCCATTAGTCTTTTGATTACTCACATTGCTAATTATGCACTACATTAACCTTCAGGGTGCTTACACTGGTGTTTGCTCAGCGCAACATGTTCCTAGCTACAGGAACAACATCGAAAAGTTCAAGTCTAAAGGCATTGATTCTGTGATCTGTGTTGCTGTCAATGATCCATATGTTATGAACGGATGGGCCGAAAAACTTCAGGCAAAGGAAGCAGTGAGTTTCCTGTTTGACTTGCTATGCCTGTAATTCTTGTCGGCATGAAATACAAGAAATGCCAAATTTTTATAGTCATTCCTGTAAATGGAACATTATCAATTAGATACATCACATATGGGATGATATCTTCATGCCCTATTGCTTAGTTAAACTGAGGGGATGTTAAAAATattgttaatttttattaacaaGATACTTCAAGGAATTTCTCGGTATCATATTCATGCTGTTGAAAAGAAGGTGGTCTTTTGTCTGGCTGTATTAGTTAGAATTGCTATAAAAGAATAATTAGAAATTTTAAAGTTGGAATAGTCATTTGTTTCTCAGATATGAATTCTTCTTAAATTGTTTTTCCTGAGAATGTGATCATGGCCATTTCACCTTATCTTCATGCCTTTTGCTGCTTTGTTATCAGATCGAGTTTTACGGTGACTTCGATGGGAGCTTTCACAAAAGCTTGGAGTTGGATTTGGACCTCTCTGCCGCATTGCTTGGGCATAGGTCTCAAAGGTAAAACCAACTTTATGTTGAATCATGTTCTTCTGTTTGTTCTCATATATCGTAAATATTCTCTAATCATATTCTTCCTTATATTTTCTTCTCTAAATATTTCTCTAACTTTTAGTTGCGTACATTATCATATTATGACATTAAAAGATCAATTAAGTTGAGACAATGACTATAGTTATGAAACTAACAGTTAGATTGGCAATGCGCATTAAGACTTTCTGATTATGATGTTGATCAAGGATCCTGATAGTCGATACTAACTTGTTAAGTAGTGCCCTAACCTATATTCTCGTGTTCATCTTCTCTAGGTGGTCGGCTTATGTTATTGACGGGAAAATAAAGGTGCTTAACATCGAGAAAGTTCCTTCCGAATTCAAAGTCTCCGGTGGCGAGGTGATCTTGGACCAGATTTGATCGGTTCGCATATCTGTTTTGATGAACTATTCGAGCCGAGAACTATGTTGCTCTAAATAAATGAATCCAAAAACAATCCATTGAGATTTTGTTTTGCCTTTTGGTGAAAGTATTTCATCATATTGTTTGTATATTTCCGTGGCCATTGTTGTTGAAAATATTTGATCGAGTGTGCCGGTTGATAGATTTTAATAGCATTAGGGAAAGTCCtaaaatcaaaaatccaaatcccCTTAGAACGATGGAACTTCTTCGATGAAGAAACCAAGCTCTATCTTAAAAGTTGTTCCTGTGAAGTTTCAAGGATTATATTGTGTGGGCATCTGGGTCGTATATAAGTTTTTCCGCCAATCATCACTGCACACGTCAGCTACTTGAGTCAACAGCGAGCGTTTCcaacactaaaaaaaaaaaacacagcaAGTAGCCGTTGCAGTCCACTAGATCCAGACGACCGTTACAAGCCTTCCACTTCAAACTCTCCCTCCGCTTCATTTTCGTCTTTAGATCGCTTCTCCTCTGCTACCACAGATCGAGCTTGAAATCCCCAATCCCACCACGATGGTGGCCAAGACTCCGATCAAGTACCGAGGATTCGTCGCCGCGACCTCCGGCGCCGGCCTCGACTCCGATCTCGTCCGCCAAACCCTAAACAAGGTACGTGTCAGTTCGCTCGCGTTGTTCGTTCTGTTCATACGTGGAATTTGGGATCCATTGAGGGATTGACCTCCTTGCTCCGGCGAAGGTGGACAGGTGCGTGGCTCGACTGCAGGAGCTCCAGTACACGGTGGTGGGTGGCGCCAAGGTGGTCGCCGGCGTCACCCTGAGCCCACGCAGCACCCGGGGCTACCTCCGCACCAGCGTCCGGTGCAAGCAGGAATCCCTGAGGACGTGGAGTAATACCTCGTCCCGGCGATCTCCCGCCGGCAAGTTCCAAGGCGGCACGAACGGTATTAGATCTCCCGGGTAAAAAGGATCAATTTTGGTCGTTTCGGGCCACCGTTCCTAAAGGGATCTGTTTTGAAACAGGGGAGTGGCGGCGGATGTCTCTGCCGGCGATGCTGCTGAACGAGACCGTGGCGGAGATTCTCCAGGCAAGCCGTGTTGCAAAGAAATCATCTTCTAAAACCACCGCTAATGTGTCCCTCTCTGACCCCGCCACCGCCGATCCCAAAACCCCCGTGGCAATTCGGAGTAGAACCGCCAACAAGCCCGCGGCGATCCCGAGCGAGAACGTCGCGCTCTATGCGCGGCGGTCGAAGGAGAAGCAGCCAGGGAGATTCCAGGTGATCCGTTCCGAGTCATCACCGGCTACAGCCGCTAGGGCGCGATCTCGCATCCGGTTCAAGTCCACTTCTCCCCTCGCCGCCGCcacgagaagagaagaggaggcgGAGGAGGGTGTTAAGCCCGGCAAGCTTTCGGTGGCGGCCCATCGTGTGTCGCCGCGAAACCGGCCGTGGGCCAAGAAGACGGTGCTATTCCCGAATGTACTGTtcaactcttcctcttcctcaccgcCGCCCGCGTCGGCTTGCCGCGGGCAAAGGTTCTACAAGACCAAATCACCCATCATCGGCCGGTCGCGTCCGCCTCAGACACCGCCGCCACACAAGTTCCTGATCAAGTCGCCGACGGCATCGCTGGGGTCTCAGCTGGCGACCAGGAAGCCGGGCGTCGCGGTGGTGCGGGTGCTCAAGGCGTCGCCGGAGAAGGTGGTGGTTCTCAAGACCCGGCGGCGCTCCTTCTCTCCTTCCAAGTTCGTTAACCGGATGGTGTCGCCTCTCAGGACGCGGATCGCGCTTCCAAAAACCGGCATTGGGCTGAAGCAGCGGCCAGAGCTCGGCACGCCAGCGAGAATCCCCGCCATGAAAAGGACATAAAATCAGAAATATggggtaaataaaaaaaaattaaaattctattgGCAAAAAATCAACTTGTGGATTTGTAAAATTAAGAACGAAATTGTTCTTATGAGGTTATGAGAGCTGTAAGGGCAAATCATATAGCATGATTTCAGTGTAAAGATGGTTGATGTTATACAAATAATTGTATTCATTTATTTGCGGCAAAAATGATAATGTCCTTGAAGCCCACCTAAGTATATTGAAGAGAGTAACCGGTCTGATAGATTCTCGTCATTCAATAAGTATTTACAGTTTGAAATTGAACTGCGACGCATTATATAGAATTTTCTTCTTAATGAATAGCAAATCCAAGAACGTTGGCTCTCAGAATGAGTCTTCATgtatattttttgatttatcatGGTCGGTGAAAATTTTTCATGAGACTGGGACGATTACCTCCAAGATTAATCGAACCCAAGGCTTGGATACTTGGtaccaattaaaaaaaaaatgagtaaGCTTTGTCCCTGCAGGATGCTCAGTTGACTTGAGGGTGGTCGACTTGTTACAAAAGAGAGTAAGCCCCTAAGACTATGGTGTAGCGGAAGGACGCTAAGTTGTCATCCATGTACTTACGATTCAATCCCAACTACggtgtatttataaaaaaaaattctccaaataGTGTGCACAACCATGGAATGTTAGGTTTCTAAGCCGCTCACCGTGAGTgtttcccgatttaccctagcgACATATGCAAATTTTGTGGGGTCAGGTTAGCCACCCCAGGTTCAATACTACCGGGTAAAAAAACAAGTAAATCAAGGCATTAATTTTCAGTGAGTGCATGCCCTCAAGAAAAAACTCCTCTCACTCCTAGCTAACTTGGCGATCGAGTGTAAGTAAACtccatgatttatctcccttcataTAATTTGGGAATGGATTGTAAAGGACGTTTGGGATAACATAATCACCGCTAAAAATATAAAAGTAAATCACGAGGTCATTTAGCCGATTGAGACTTATTGTGATAACCTCCCACATGAGTACTAACTAGACTGAGACAATTGTATTATGTTATTTGTAACATGAGAAGGAGACAATAAAAGCATCTAATGAAACAACTGTTAAATTTAATATCTCTTAAAGTCGACTTACATATGATTTAAGAAACTTGTAATACCAAAATCCgttaagtgatctaacttaaaattattgaattttgGATTATTGGATGCGGGTTAAATGTGTAGAATTCTTTAGCCTAATCTATTATTATCTATGTTATTAATAATGGATCTTCCAAGGATTTAGAATAATCTCGACCTAGTTTCTTATTCCCATTGACAAGAAATTTTTCGGTGTTGTCACCCCTAAGTCCTTTGAAAGATCTTCCCTGTTTACTTCTGCTTCTTGCTTTTTTTTCCGGATGCAATGATACTTCCGCTATAATCAAATTCTATGTCATTGCTTTACCGTCTTCATTCCTGTTATGCCAGGATTTGTAGAAACAAGATTCATGctcttcttgttgtattctctatgctcttcttgttgtattctctttgaattcttattctattttttagAATCCATATGACATAAGGTTTTACAACACCTTTCAATTAGTAACATAgccatgattttattttttcaaatttcatGATTAATCCCgtctggaagctgagtcggatgaaggcgggccttgatgtactggaagttgacggaaagtcgccgcGGCGTCTGATCTACCTGGCACCCCTCAGAAAGGTTCGCACGGGCGGATGATAAAGGAAGATGACCGGGATGATGACACtgcggctctgcgcacactcagacgagcccacaactagttagagaccagaaaccagggaaaaagtccccgggtcaggccctccaatactcaagtcaggtactttttccccagaaacacagagaaaggatgaaaagtaaagacgagtaagaaatgacgagtgagcgtacctgcataagggacaaagcatccctttttatactgcaatgaATGTTTCTCGGGCCTGGTGCGTGTTAGGGAATGTTGGCTGTAAGGCTTTGTCGGGTGGTGAGTGACACGCGGCGTCTCCTCTTAGGCCAACGGCAGAACCAAAGGGGTAATGAGCCctgactgttagcatattccctgacacactgattattctatgacattctctgacaggcagttacgattctctggcttgtttgtcctgtagtgcctggaCTCTAGGTCTGTACTCcgaggtctgtattccgacctgttTCTGTCTACTGTTATACATGgttcgtatgtcccgacctgtacgccagatcTGTATCCCGACTTTCATCTATatactattatccatggcttgtacatcccgacctgtacgccaggtctgtatctcgacctgcatctgtctactgttatccgTGGCTTGTACGACACGACCTGTATGTCAGGTCTGTATATCGACCTGcatctgtctactgttatccatggcttgtacgtctcaACCTGTCCGCCAGATCTGTATCCCGACTTGCATCTgtatactgttatccatggcttgtacatcccgacatgtacgccaggtctgtatcacGACCTGTATCTGTCTActattatccatgacttgtacgtcccgacctgtacaccaGATCTGTATCCCGACTTGCATCTATATACTATTATTCATGGCTTGtacatcctgacctgtacgccaggtctgtatcccgacctgcatctatctactattatccatggcttgtacgtcccaacctgtacgtcaggtctgtatctcgacctgcatctgtctactgttatccatggcttgtacgtcccgacctgtacgccagatcTGTATCCCGACTTGCATCTGTATATTATTATTCATGccttgtacatcccgacctgtacaccaggtctgtatcccgacctgcatctgtctactattatccatgacttgtacgtcccgacctgtacgccatcCCAACTTGCATCTGCatattgttatccatggcttgtactgttggtgcgggtagcactaacggtctaacccaggttttgatgaatgacaaatgggttaagttagttgtgttgttgtctgacacttttatcaagtgtgcaggaaaagtccagctaggtcgacgggctgaccggatagctggcgagaagtccaagcgggtcgacgggctgaccggacgcttggcgagaagtccagctaggtcgacgggctgaccggatagctggcgagaagtccaagcgggtcgacgggctgaccggacgcttggcaagaagtccagacgggtcgacgggctgaccggacgtctggcaggtaagtgaggtaagtcactggaggggagtgactgcgaggacgcgttcccgggaagggaacattaggcgtcgatccggcttagatccatttcggatatctaagtcgagatcgtgactagattccggtctcggaaagacggaatctaagtcatactcttgatgctaatttttacctagcgtatctgtaaaaatgtgctaacaaactgtgctgcagggtttatttgcctcggactaacactgttttgcaggtaggaaacagtgggggtccgagcgcccggaatggctccgggcgcccggaagggatccgggcgcccggaggcaaagtttatccccaggacgacgttgacacttggagcatgctggttgggagtgctacgtcacattccaggcgctcggaggggatccaggcgcccggagtagcatataaaagaagccccaggcaggag from Zingiber officinale cultivar Zhangliang chromosome 5B, Zo_v1.1, whole genome shotgun sequence encodes the following:
- the LOC121984915 gene encoding DNA-(apurinic or apyrimidinic site) endonuclease, chloroplastic-like isoform X3 — encoded protein: MLPIRTTSISSKTVTAMATRGNNKKLMTLSSSMTQSEKTIVEVDANETNVEPGMSWNSSSNLSAMTINKLRTLAKSAGIPSRGSKKDLVSALMALSSSGENEVNFAASTASDKVLIGNEELHPMTSKRKPKVSSTEDNAANLTTVPEVNKRSKGEQQSIGGMQNDKGILHQTNIEMNASEPWAKLAHKKPQAGWIPYNPKIMRPLHPTNDIKYVKMVSWNVNGLRALLKTDGCSVLQLAEKEDFDVLCLQETKMKENDVEKIKDCLVEGYNNSFWTCSVSKLGYSGTAIISRIKPISVKYGLGILDHDGEGRLVTVEFDTFYLICAYVPNSGDGLKRLNYRIEEWDPSLSKHMKELEQSKPVILTGDLNCAHQEMDIYDPAGNRRSAGFTKEERDSFEMNFLSRGFVDTFRKQHPNAVGYTYWGYRHGGRKTNKGWRLDYFLVSESISDMAYDSYICPDVPGSDHCPIGLILKL
- the LOC121984915 gene encoding DNA-(apurinic or apyrimidinic site) endonuclease, chloroplastic-like isoform X1, which gives rise to MLPIRTTSISSKLLCGARALLVPGKWGSGSSTLELKYISFDVPCMNLFSRTVTAMATRGNNKKLMTLSSSMTQSEKTIVEVDANETNVEPGMSWNSSSNLSAMTINKLRTLAKSAGIPSRGSKKDLVSALMALSSSGENEVNFAASTASDKVLIGNEELHPMTSKRKPKVSSTEDNAANLTTVPEVNKRSKGEQQSIGGMQNDKGILHQTNIEMNASEPWAKLAHKKPQAGWIPYNPKIMRPLHPTNDIKYVKMVSWNVNGLRALLKTDGCSVLQLAEKEDFDVLCLQETKMKENDVEKIKDCLVEGYNNSFWTCSVSKLGYSGTAIISRIKPISVKYGLGILDHDGEGRLVTVEFDTFYLICAYVPNSGDGLKRLNYRIEEWDPSLSKHMKELEQSKPVILTGDLNCAHQEMDIYDPAGNRRSAGFTKEERDSFEMNFLSRGFVDTFRKQHPNAVGYTYWGYRHGGRKTNKGWRLDYFLVSESISDMAYDSYICPDVPGSDHCPIGLILKL
- the LOC121984915 gene encoding DNA-(apurinic or apyrimidinic site) endonuclease, chloroplastic-like isoform X2; amino-acid sequence: MLPIRTTSISSKLLCGARALLVPGKWGSGSSTLELKYISFDVPCMNLFSRTVTAMATRGNNKKLMTLSSSMTQSEKTIVEVDANETNVEPGMSWNSSSNLSAMTINKLRTLAKSAGIPSRGSKKDLVSALMALSSSGENASTASDKVLIGNEELHPMTSKRKPKVSSTEDNAANLTTVPEVNKRSKGEQQSIGGMQNDKGILHQTNIEMNASEPWAKLAHKKPQAGWIPYNPKIMRPLHPTNDIKYVKMVSWNVNGLRALLKTDGCSVLQLAEKEDFDVLCLQETKMKENDVEKIKDCLVEGYNNSFWTCSVSKLGYSGTAIISRIKPISVKYGLGILDHDGEGRLVTVEFDTFYLICAYVPNSGDGLKRLNYRIEEWDPSLSKHMKELEQSKPVILTGDLNCAHQEMDIYDPAGNRRSAGFTKEERDSFEMNFLSRGFVDTFRKQHPNAVGYTYWGYRHGGRKTNKGWRLDYFLVSESISDMAYDSYICPDVPGSDHCPIGLILKL
- the LOC121984917 gene encoding peroxiredoxin-2F, mitochondrial-like; this translates as MASALLRAKRAAGFSSAVTAMSTASICRAFASLSVGSDIISAAPNVALQKARSWDEGIASKFSTTPLKDIFQGKKVVIFGLPGAYTGVCSAQHVPSYRNNIEKFKSKGIDSVICVAVNDPYVMNGWAEKLQAKEAIEFYGDFDGSFHKSLELDLDLSAALLGHRSQRWSAYVIDGKIKVLNIEKVPSEFKVSGGEVILDQI
- the LOC121984916 gene encoding microtubule-binding protein TANGLED1-like is translated as MVAKTPIKYRGFVAATSGAGLDSDLVRQTLNKVDRCVARLQELQYTVVGGAKVVAGVTLSPRSTRGYLRTSVRCKQESLRTWSNTSSRRSPAGKFQGGTNGEWRRMSLPAMLLNETVAEILQASRVAKKSSSKTTANVSLSDPATADPKTPVAIRSRTANKPAAIPSENVALYARRSKEKQPGRFQVIRSESSPATAARARSRIRFKSTSPLAAATRREEEAEEGVKPGKLSVAAHRVSPRNRPWAKKTVLFPNVLFNSSSSSPPPASACRGQRFYKTKSPIIGRSRPPQTPPPHKFLIKSPTASLGSQLATRKPGVAVVRVLKASPEKVVVLKTRRRSFSPSKFVNRMVSPLRTRIALPKTGIGLKQRPELGTPARIPAMKRT